TGCTCAAGCAGGGCAAGGTCAAAGGCATCAGGCTCGGGACGCTGGATGCCATCTGTACTTACCTGGATTGTCAGCCCGGTGACTTGCTGGTTCATACGCCAGAGCCGGTTGCCGACCAGTAGAGCCTTATCAACACTGCGAAGAAGGATCATTCGATGCTGCTTTCCAACCTGCCATACGCTGCGCCGTTGTTGTCATTGGCCCTGCTCTGGACGGTCGCGGTGGTGACACCGGGCCCCAACTTTTTCAACACCGCACAACTGGCGGCCAGTTGCTCACGTCGCCATGGCGTGGTGGCATCGGCCGGAGTGGCCAC
The genomic region above belongs to Pseudomonas azotoformans and contains:
- a CDS encoding helix-turn-helix domain-containing protein is translated as MPIVIELDVMLARRKVKSKDLAAAIGITEQNLSLLKQGKVKGIRLGTLDAICTYLDCQPGDLLVHTPEPVADQ